A portion of the Manihot esculenta cultivar AM560-2 chromosome 2, M.esculenta_v8, whole genome shotgun sequence genome contains these proteins:
- the LOC110608220 gene encoding probable metal-nicotianamine transporter YSL5 has product MENNELGLDSTKMKKKNPEGEVEVEEEEEEKKENHQWSVERVFENQEVPSWRKQLSIRAFVVSFGLSILFSFIVMKLNLTTGIIPSLNVSAGLLGFFFLKIWTTLVGKFGLFSQPFTRQENTVIQTCVVASSGIAFSGGFGSYLFGMSDTIAKQSAEDRRDYKNPSLAWMIGFLFVVSFLGLFSVVPLRKIMIIDFKLTYPSGTATAHLINSFHTPAGAKLAKKQVKTLGKFFSFSFLWGFFQWFYTAGDNCGFYNFPTFGLKAYQNKFYFDFSATYVGVGMICPHIVNISVLLGGILSWGLMWPLIETKKGDWYSADLKSTDIHGLQGYRVFIAIAIILGDGLYNFFKVLSRTLVALFLQLQSRGASSGLPVVDHFSSKSPKLSYDEERRTQLFLKDQIPTWFAVAGYVTIAAISTATLPHIFHQLKWYYILVIYIFAPALAFCNAYGCGLTDWSLASTYGKLAIFTIGAWAGASHGGVLAGLAACGVMMNIVSTASDLTQDFKTGYLTLSSPRSMFVSQVIGTAMGCIISPCVFWLFYKAFDDLGQPGSEYPSPNAVIYRNMAILGVQGFSALPKECLLLCYVFFGLAIVINLIKDSSNKKWSRFIPLPMAMAIPFYLGPYFAIDMFVGSLILFVWQKIDKTKADSFGPAVASGLICGDGIWTLPSSILALAGIKPPICMKFLSRGSNSRVDKFLGS; this is encoded by the exons ATGGAAAATAATGAACTGGGTTTGGATTCAAccaagatgaagaagaaaaacccAGAAGGAGAAGTAGAGGTggaggaagaagaggaggagaaaAAGGAAAACCACCAGTGGTCGGTGGAGCGTGTATTCGAGAACCAAGAGGTGCCTTCATGGCGGAAACAACTGAGCATAAGAGCCTTCGTTGTGAGCTTTGGGCTGAGCATATTGTTTAGCTTCATAGTAATGAAGCTTAATCTCACAACTGGAATCATACCTTCGCTTAATGTATCTGCTGGTCTTTTGGGTTTCTTTTTCCTCAAGATTTGGACTACTTTGGTCGGAAAATTTGGCCTCTTCAGCCAACCTTTCACCAGACAAGAGAATACCGTCATCCAGACCTGCGTTGTAGCATCCTCCGGCATCGCCTTTAGCG GTGGTTTTGGGAGTTACCTCTTTGGCATGAGTGATACTATTGCAAAACAATCAGCAGAAGACAGACGTGATTATAAAAATCCATCGTTAGCATGGATGATCGGCTTTCTGTTCGTAGTTAGCTTTCTGGGCCTCTTCTCAGTGGTGCCTCTCAGAAAG ATTATGATCATAGACTTCAAATTGACATATCCAAGTGGCACTGCAACTGCTCATCTCATCAACAGCTTCCACACCCCTGCAGGAGCCAAACTAGCGAA GAAACAAGTGAAAACATTGGGAAAATTCTTCTCCTTCAGCTTCTTGTGGGGCTTCTTTCAATGGTTCTATACTGCGGGAGATAATTGTGGATTTTATAACTTTCCTACATTCGGGCTGAAAGCTTATCAAAACAA GTTTTACTTCGATTTCTCGGCAACGTATGTTGGAGTTGGAATGATTTGCCCACATATTGTGAACATATCAGTGTTGCTTGGAGGAATTCTTTCATGGGGTTTGATGTGGCCTTTAATAGAGACCAAAAAGGGTGATTGGTATTCTGCAGACCTCAAGTCAACTGACATACATGGCCTTCAAGGTTACAGG GTGTTTATTGCCATTGCCATTATCTTGGGTGATGGTCTGTACAACTTCTTTAAGGTGCTAAGCCGAACTCTTGTTGCTTTGTTTCTCCAACTCCAAAGCCGAGGCGCAAGCAGTGGTCTTCCTGTTGTTGATCATTTTTCTTCTAAGAGCCCTAAGCTCTCTTATGATGAGGAACGCCGCACACAACTCTTTCTCAAAGATCAAATTCCAACATGGTTTGCTGTTGCAGGCTATGTTACAATTGCTGCCATCTCTACCGCAACTCTGCCACACATATTTCACCAGCTCAAGTGGTATTACATACTGGTCATCTACATCTTTGCGCCAGCCTTAGCATTCTGTAATGCCTATGGGTGTGGACTCACCGACTGGTCTCTTGCATCCACCTACGGGAAGCTTGCTATTTTCACAATCGGGGCATGGGCTGGTGCTTCACATGGTGGAGTTCTTGCAGGACTTGCAGCTTGTGGAGTGATGATGAACATTGTCTCCACTGCCTCTGATCTCACTCAGGACTTTAAGACAGGTTACTTAACCTTGTCTTCACCACGATCAATGTTTGTGAGCCAAGTTATTGGAACTGCAATGGGTTGCATTATTTCCCCATGTGTCTTTTGGCTCTTTTACAAGGCCTTCGATGATCTCGGGCAACCCGGAAGTGAGTACCCTTCTCCTAATGCTGTTATATACAGAAATATGGCTATATTGGGAGTTCAAGGCTTTTCAGCTCTGCCAAAGGAGTGCCTATTGCTTTGTTATGTGTTCTTTGGTTTAGCCATTGTGATAAACTTGATCAAAGACTCATCCAATAAGAAATGGTCAAGATTCATTCCCCTCCCAATGGCAATGGCTATACCTTTCTATCTGGGGCCATACTTTGCCATTGACATGTTTGTGGGAAGCTTGATTCTATTTGTGTGGCAGAAGATTGATAAAACAAAAGCAGACTCTTTCGGCCCTGCGGTGGCTTCCGGTTTGATCTGTGGCGATGGAATATGGACTCTACCCAGTTCAATACTCGCCCTAGCAGGGATCAAACCACCCATTTGCATGAAGTTTTTGTCAAGGGGATCAAATAGCAGAGTTGATAAGTTTTTAGGGTCATGA